A single region of the Lycium barbarum isolate Lr01 chromosome 2, ASM1917538v2, whole genome shotgun sequence genome encodes:
- the LOC132628759 gene encoding uncharacterized protein LOC132628759, giving the protein MARYRERKIPIVKFQLSISDNSRSNHPLDFPKMDNSLGIALQNSVKDLVCKVSIPSYPFPVFTFLAENSLRELVMWKCNLTDISLSTSQVASCHSLRKFSLSFVCLDQNLLQTLLNCCPLIVDFIIVHCSLLTNIELRNLQNIKSVSINSNHNQSVKIQAPTLEHLSYSGCRWEQFPVLDIAECQNLKSLELSCMRISRGFLQHLISTSQVLECLRLYDLSTGWERFKIFGSQSLSS; this is encoded by the coding sequence ATGGCGAGATATAGGGAAAGAAAAATCCCTATAGTAAAGTTTCAACTTTCGATTTCAGATAATAGTAGATCAAATCATCCTCTTGATTTCCCTAAGATGGATAATTCGCTCGGCATTGCTCTTCAGAATAGTGTAAAAGATCTCGTCTGTAAGGTTTCTATTCCCTCATACCCCTTCCCTGTTTTCACATTCTTGGCAGAAAATTCTTTAAGAGAATTGGTTATGTGGAAATGTAATCTGACGGATATTTCATTATCTACTAGTCAAGTGGCAAGCTGCCATTCTTTGAGAAAGTTTTCTCTATCTTTTGTTTGTTTAGACCAAAACTTGCTTCAGACTCTGCTCAATTGCTGTCCATTGATTGTCGATTTCATCATTGTGCATTGTTCTTTATTGACAAACATTGAGCTGCGGAATCTTCAAAATATCAAGTCAGTTTCCATTAATAGCAACCACAACCAGAGTGTCAAAATCCAAGCACCAACTCTCGAACACTTGTCTTATTCAGGGTGTCGTTGGGAACAATTCCCTGTATTGGATATTGCTGAATGTCAAAATCTAAAATCTTTAGAGCTATCATGTATGAGGATATCTAGAGGATTTCTCCAGCACCTTATTTCTACATCTCAAGTCCTTGAGTGTTTGAGATTATATGACCTTTCTACAGGGTGGGAAAGGTTTAAAATTTTTGGGAGTCAATCCCTAAGTTCTTAG
- the LOC132626813 gene encoding F-box/kelch-repeat protein At3g23880-like — MKETCEGTNFWTQEIPTLPQDLITEILIRLPIKTLLKFKCVSKSWLSLLSNTVFHKSHVNFSIKNSKMTDYTLAIVATVSGLGKICHVYNISSENSCVTVAKHDCPPKSLSLSAFLLGSCNGLVCLTTDSFELMLLNPCTGKFNVIPDTTIQYKVGAGGCYVRYGFGYDASVDDYKVVKIFSFPQSEGRHVNMVNVYSLKANSWSTIKCFNSGYITVNVGVFANGVLHWEVGDRGISEIVTLDLAAERYGKIALPSYKDGGIRWTLGVSRGCLVACCNYEPNNADMWVMKEYGVQESWTKLVTISSPVDRRVYISPLFVGENGDEFLVKLGTELTLYNSRNASFKRLADYVSGDFLQVQAATYLENLRSPHI, encoded by the coding sequence ATGAAGGAAACATGTGAAGGAACAAACTTTTGGACCCAAGAAATACCAACTCTTCCACAAGATCTCATCACTGAAATTCTCATCAGGTTACCTATCAAAACTCTCTTGAAATTCAAGTGTGTTTCAAAATCATGGCTTTCTTTACTCTCAAACACTGTATTCCACAAATCCCATGTCAATTTTTCCATAAAGAACTCCAAAATGACTGATTATACACTTGCTATTGTAGCCACAGTCTCTGGTTTGGGTAAAATCTGCCATGTTTACAACATAAGCTCTGAAAATTCATGTGTTACTGTTGCTAAACATGATTGTCCTCCTAAATCTTTGTCTCTGTCAGCTTTTCTTTTGGGATCTTGTAATGGCTTAGTTTGCTTAACTACTGATTCATTTGAACTAATGTTATTGAACCCATGTACTGGAAAGTTTAATGTAATTCCTGATACTACGATTCAGTATAAAGTTGGTGCTGGTGGTTGTTATGTTAGATATGGATTTGGTTATGATGCATCTGTTGATGATTATAAGGTTGTCAAGATCTTTAGTTTTCCTCAAAGTGAAGGCAGACATGTGAACATGGTTAATGTTTATAGCTTAAAGGCTAATTCTTGGTCGACTATTAAGTGTTTTAATAGTGGTTATATAACTGTAAATGTTGGTGTTTTTGCAAATGGGGTTCTTCATTGGGAAGTAGGCGATCGTGGTATTTCGGAGATTGTTACTTTGGATTTGGCTGCAGAGAGATACGGAAAAATAGCACTGCCTAGTTACAAAGACGGAGGTATTCGTTGGACATTAGGTGTTTCAAGAGGGTGTTTAGTTGCTTGTTGCAACTATGAACCAAATAATGCAGATATGTGGGTGATGAAAGAATATGGTGTCCAGGAATCCTGGACTAAATTGGTTACCATCTCATCACCAGTTGATCGAAGAGTTTACATCTCACCATTGTTTGTGGGAGAGAATGGTGATGAGTTTCTGGTGAAGCTTGGCACAGAGCTAACACTGTACAATTCAAGAAATGCATCATTCAAGCGACTTGCCGATTATGTGTCGGGTGATTTTCTTCAAGTTCAAGCGGCCACCTACTTAGAGAACCTTCGTTCACCTCATATTTAG